A single genomic interval of Sulfuricella sp. harbors:
- the glyQ gene encoding glycine--tRNA ligase subunit alpha, whose translation MLTFQDIILTLQRYWAERGCALLQSYDMEVGAGTSHTATFLRAIGPEPWKAAYVQPSRRPKDGRYGENPNRLQHYYQFQVVLKPAPENILELYLGSLEALGFDLKKNDIRFVEDDWENPTLGAWGLGWEVWLNGMEVTQFTYFQQVGGIDCKPITGEITYGLERLAMYLQGVENVFDLTWTKGLTYRDVYHQNEVEQSTYNFEHSDVEFLLTAFNAHEKQAKHLMEQQLALPAYEQVLKAGHSFNLLDARGAISVTERAAYIGRIRNLARSVAQSYLDSRARLGFPMAPREWADEVLAKLEEKAA comes from the coding sequence ATGCTGACTTTCCAGGACATCATTCTCACGCTCCAGCGCTACTGGGCCGAACGCGGTTGCGCCTTGCTTCAGTCCTACGACATGGAAGTCGGTGCCGGCACCAGCCACACCGCCACCTTCCTGCGCGCCATCGGCCCAGAGCCATGGAAGGCCGCTTACGTGCAGCCCTCGCGCCGCCCCAAGGATGGGCGCTATGGCGAGAATCCCAACCGGTTGCAGCACTATTACCAGTTTCAGGTGGTTCTCAAGCCTGCCCCGGAAAACATCCTGGAGCTGTACCTCGGTTCGCTGGAAGCGCTGGGATTCGACCTGAAGAAGAACGATATCCGCTTCGTCGAGGACGACTGGGAAAACCCGACCCTCGGCGCCTGGGGTCTGGGCTGGGAAGTGTGGCTGAACGGCATGGAAGTGACCCAGTTCACCTACTTCCAGCAGGTGGGCGGCATCGACTGCAAGCCCATCACCGGCGAAATCACCTACGGCCTGGAACGCCTGGCCATGTATCTGCAGGGCGTCGAAAACGTGTTTGACCTGACCTGGACCAAGGGGCTGACCTACCGCGACGTTTATCACCAGAACGAGGTAGAGCAGTCCACTTACAACTTCGAGCACAGCGACGTGGAATTCCTGCTCACCGCCTTCAATGCTCACGAAAAGCAGGCCAAACACCTGATGGAACAACAACTGGCGCTGCCCGCCTACGAGCAGGTGCTCAAGGCCGGCCACTCCTTCAACCTGCTGGACGCACGCGGCGCCATCTCGGTCACCGAGCGCGCCGCCTACATTGGCCGCATCCGCAATCTGGCGCGCAGCGTCGCCCAGAGCTACCTGGATAGCCGCGCAAGACTAGGCTTCCCGATGGCTCCAAGGGAATGGGCTGACGAAGTCCTGGCAAAACTGGAAGAGAAGGCGGCATGA
- a CDS encoding type II toxin-antitoxin system RelE/ParE family toxin produces MRWAVLFHDDFAAEFSLLAESLQDELLAHALLLRDFGPGLGRPTVDTLKGSRHANMKELRFSWAGEVWRVAFAFDPARQAILLVGGDKGGSDQRRFYKRLISLADSRFDAHLAATGKEHKHGKKS; encoded by the coding sequence ATGAGATGGGCTGTCCTCTTCCACGACGATTTTGCCGCTGAGTTTTCGCTGCTGGCCGAATCCTTGCAGGACGAACTGCTTGCTCACGCTCTGCTGCTGCGCGATTTCGGCCCCGGCTTGGGGCGTCCGACAGTGGATACGTTGAAGGGGTCGAGGCACGCTAACATGAAAGAGTTGCGCTTCAGCTGGGCAGGCGAAGTATGGCGCGTTGCCTTTGCCTTCGATCCGGCACGGCAGGCGATTCTGCTGGTCGGTGGCGACAAGGGCGGCTCGGACCAACGGCGCTTTTACAAACGGCTGATTTCGCTGGCAGACTCGCGGTTTGATGCACATCTGGCCGCAACGGGCAAGGAGCACAAACATGGCAAGAAATCTTGA
- a CDS encoding helix-turn-helix domain-containing protein: MARNLDHLLAELPAKRLTAIEARAGELATLKDLRLAVAQTQQDLAAALGVGQDTISRLEKRSDMLLSTLRRYVEAMGGKLELVAQFPNRPPVVIDHLAPESSPRRAQ; this comes from the coding sequence ATGGCAAGAAATCTTGATCACCTGCTGGCCGAACTACCAGCCAAACGCCTGACCGCCATTGAGGCGCGCGCCGGTGAATTGGCGACACTGAAAGACTTGCGCCTGGCCGTGGCGCAAACGCAGCAAGATCTCGCTGCCGCGCTGGGCGTGGGGCAAGACACGATTTCACGTTTGGAAAAACGTAGCGACATGCTGCTCTCCACCTTGCGTCGTTATGTCGAGGCGATGGGTGGCAAGCTGGAGCTGGTGGCGCAATTCCCCAACCGTCCGCCAGTAGTCATTGACCATCTGGCTCCGGAAAGCAGCCCGCGTAGGGCGCAATAA
- a CDS encoding transposase, translating into MPDYRRAWHPGGTYFFTVNLLQRHGNDLLTQHIDLLRQAVRAVRKRHTFHIHGWVVLPDHLHCVIELPPEDADFATRWRLIKMGFSKVIPRGEKLSAVRVRRGERGIWQRRYWEHLIRDEADYRAHMDYVHINPLKHGLVRRVADWPYSTFHHLVAEGVYPPDWAGGDERGLGYDD; encoded by the coding sequence ATGCCTGATTACCGTCGAGCCTGGCATCCGGGCGGAACTTATTTTTTCACTGTCAATTTGCTGCAACGGCACGGAAACGACCTGCTCACGCAGCATATTGATTTGTTGCGGCAAGCTGTTCGCGCTGTGCGTAAACGCCACACTTTCCACATCCACGGCTGGGTGGTTTTGCCCGACCACCTGCATTGCGTGATCGAGTTGCCACCAGAAGATGCGGATTTCGCGACCCGGTGGCGATTGATCAAAATGGGCTTTTCCAAGGTGATACCGCGCGGCGAGAAATTATCCGCCGTGCGCGTCCGCCGGGGCGAGCGAGGCATCTGGCAACGACGGTATTGGGAACACCTGATTCGGGACGAGGCGGATTACCGGGCGCACATGGATTATGTGCATATCAACCCGTTGAAACATGGGTTGGTCAGGCGTGTAGCCGATTGGCCTTATTCGACGTTTCACCATCTGGTTGCCGAAGGTGTCTATCCGCCGGATTGGGCTGGCGGAGACGAAAGGGGGTTGGGTTACGATGATTAA
- a CDS encoding DUF3365 domain-containing protein encodes MKLHYLVAAAFSTSIAFPVMADDMAKYQDEARKVVKEFATQLGGELKKEMEANGPASSIKVCRDIAPAIASQASRKNGWHVSRVSLKVRNPLLGTPDAWEQKVLVDFDKRLEKENPANMDFAEIVTEPQGKYFRYMKAIPLQDVCLKCHGTDEVRAQAAKDILTTEFPHDKATGYTLGQLRGAFTIKRPLF; translated from the coding sequence ATGAAATTGCACTATCTGGTTGCCGCAGCATTTTCCACTTCCATCGCCTTTCCCGTCATGGCCGATGACATGGCCAAATATCAGGACGAAGCCCGCAAGGTTGTGAAAGAGTTTGCCACTCAGCTGGGCGGTGAACTGAAAAAGGAAATGGAAGCCAACGGCCCCGCCTCCTCCATCAAGGTATGCCGCGACATTGCCCCCGCCATCGCCTCCCAAGCCTCACGCAAGAACGGCTGGCACGTGAGCCGCGTATCGCTGAAAGTGCGCAATCCACTACTCGGAACACCCGATGCATGGGAACAGAAAGTTCTGGTGGATTTTGACAAGCGCCTGGAAAAGGAAAACCCGGCCAACATGGATTTCGCCGAAATCGTCACCGAGCCGCAGGGCAAATATTTCCGCTACATGAAAGCGATCCCGCTGCAGGACGTCTGCCTCAAGTGCCACGGCACGGATGAGGTCCGCGCTCAAGCTGCAAAGGATATCCTGACAACAGAGTTCCCCCACGACAAGGCCACCGGCTACACCCTGGGCCAATTACGCGGCGCATTCACCATCAAGCGTCCGCTGTTCTAG
- a CDS encoding GIY-YIG nuclease family protein, whose product MAIQALSWFCYLLECADGTLYTGITNDLDKRLGAHNDGTASKYTRSRLPVQMVYTEPHADRASASRREAALKKLNRAAKHALMASSAKN is encoded by the coding sequence ATGGCGATTCAGGCGTTGAGCTGGTTCTGCTACCTGCTGGAATGCGCCGACGGCACGCTTTACACCGGCATCACCAATGATCTGGACAAGCGCCTCGGCGCGCATAACGATGGCACGGCCTCAAAATACACCCGCTCCCGCCTGCCAGTGCAGATGGTTTATACCGAGCCCCACGCCGACCGCGCTTCCGCCTCACGGCGCGAAGCGGCGCTCAAAAAGCTGAACCGCGCGGCCAAGCATGCGCTCATGGCGAGCAGTGCGAAAAACTGA
- the lnt gene encoding apolipoprotein N-acyltransferase has translation MAAPQVQRSLLTFILAPALGALAVFGFAPFYWFPLPILALAGLFFLWHKATSAKQAALEGFTFGLGFFGTGVSWIYVSLHDFGGMPLAAGVAATSLFCALLALFPALAGGLQGRFKSAPSALRLMVLIPALWALSEWSRGWVLTGFPWLAVGYSQVPASPLSGFAPLLGVYGVSLATAICAGALASLAAGKQRRRAAAALILVPCAGWALSQAQWVEPVGEPVAVSLLQGNIEQDMKWRPEKARATLDTYARLAAESRGRLIIMPETALPMFIDDVPTLYLEQLKTLAQQRGGDVVFGVPEAGTPAEYFNSAFSLGTSPAQTYRKSHLVPFGEFLPLRPLLDWVLNILHIPLSDFSRGAEVQQPMSVTGLKLAVDICYEDVFGEEIIRQLPQATMLANLTNDAWFGHSIGPWQHLQIAQMRALESGRTMLRATNTGVTAIINPRGMVEQQAPVFTTTILEVQAQAFQGSTPFVRFGNLPALLLMALLLVATWRFRR, from the coding sequence ATGGCCGCGCCACAAGTTCAGCGCTCCCTGCTGACCTTCATCCTCGCACCGGCGCTGGGCGCGCTGGCGGTTTTCGGCTTCGCGCCCTTCTACTGGTTTCCGCTGCCCATACTGGCCCTGGCCGGGCTTTTTTTCCTCTGGCACAAAGCCACCAGCGCAAAGCAGGCCGCCCTCGAAGGCTTCACTTTCGGCCTGGGGTTTTTCGGCACCGGGGTGAGCTGGATTTATGTCAGCCTGCATGATTTTGGCGGCATGCCACTCGCCGCGGGGGTGGCAGCCACCTCTCTGTTCTGCGCATTACTGGCACTTTTCCCGGCACTGGCGGGCGGGCTACAGGGGCGCTTCAAATCTGCTCCATCCGCTCTGCGCCTGATGGTGCTGATTCCCGCCCTGTGGGCCCTGAGCGAATGGTCGCGAGGCTGGGTCCTGACCGGTTTTCCCTGGCTGGCGGTGGGATATTCACAAGTCCCGGCCAGCCCCTTGTCCGGCTTCGCCCCGCTGCTCGGGGTTTATGGCGTTTCGCTGGCAACAGCCATCTGTGCCGGGGCGCTGGCCAGCCTCGCGGCAGGCAAGCAGCGCCGCCGGGCGGCCGCTGCGCTCATTCTCGTGCCATGCGCCGGGTGGGCGCTCAGCCAGGCGCAATGGGTCGAACCTGTCGGCGAACCGGTGGCCGTTTCACTGCTGCAAGGCAACATCGAACAGGATATGAAATGGCGCCCGGAAAAGGCGCGTGCCACGCTGGACACCTATGCCCGCCTGGCGGCAGAGAGCCGTGGCCGGCTGATCATCATGCCGGAAACCGCCCTGCCCATGTTCATCGATGACGTGCCCACGCTCTATCTCGAACAGCTAAAAACATTGGCGCAGCAGCGTGGCGGCGACGTGGTATTCGGCGTTCCCGAGGCAGGCACGCCCGCCGAATATTTCAACAGCGCATTCAGCCTGGGAACATCACCGGCGCAAACATACCGCAAATCGCATCTGGTCCCCTTTGGCGAGTTCCTGCCGCTGCGCCCCCTGCTCGACTGGGTGCTGAATATCCTGCACATTCCCCTCTCCGACTTTTCCCGCGGCGCCGAAGTGCAGCAGCCGATGTCCGTTACCGGGCTGAAACTGGCAGTGGACATCTGCTATGAAGACGTTTTCGGCGAGGAAATCATCCGCCAGCTGCCACAGGCAACCATGCTGGCCAACCTCACCAACGACGCCTGGTTCGGGCACTCCATCGGCCCCTGGCAACATCTGCAGATTGCCCAGATGCGCGCCCTGGAAAGCGGGCGCACCATGCTGCGCGCCACCAATACCGGCGTAACGGCCATCATCAACCCACGCGGGATGGTTGAACAACAAGCCCCGGTTTTCACAACCACGATTCTGGAAGTTCAGGCGCAAGCCTTTCAGGGCAGCACGCCTTTCGTCCGCTTCGGCAATCTGCCCGCGCTGCTGCTGATGGCCTTGCTGCTCGTTGCGACATGGCGATTCAGGCGTTGA
- the lysA gene encoding diaminopimelate decarboxylase, whose protein sequence is MSTFQRINGELHAESVPLHDIAATFGTPCYVYSRAALTQAYQAFDNALAERAHLVCYAVKANPNLAILNLFARLGAGFDIVSGGELQRVLAAGGNPGKVVFSGVGKTAGEMRQALEAGILCFNVESESELLRLNQVAGSLGKTAPVSLRVNPDVDPKTHPYISTGLKGNKFGVAYQDAPRLYRLASTLPHISIQGIDCHIGSQITEVSPFADALDKVLDLVDRLQQDGIALHHLDLGGGVGIRYQDETPPSPEEYAKTLLARLGKHRHKIIIEPGRALVGNAGLLLTRVEYLKHGETRNFAIVDAAMNDLARPALYDAYHAILPVVSATGATQNYEIVGPVCESGDFLGHDRSLTLAEGDLLAIMSAGAYGMSMSSNYNTRPRAAEVMADGSSIHLVREREQIAQLFASEKPLPE, encoded by the coding sequence ATGAGTACCTTTCAACGCATCAATGGCGAACTGCACGCCGAATCCGTTCCCCTGCACGACATCGCCGCTACATTCGGCACCCCCTGCTACGTCTATTCCCGCGCTGCGCTGACCCAGGCCTACCAGGCCTTTGACAACGCGCTCGCGGAGCGGGCGCACCTGGTGTGCTACGCCGTCAAGGCCAATCCCAACCTGGCCATTCTCAACCTGTTCGCCCGCCTCGGGGCAGGTTTCGACATTGTGTCCGGCGGCGAACTGCAACGGGTATTGGCAGCCGGCGGCAATCCGGGGAAAGTGGTGTTCTCCGGCGTGGGCAAGACGGCGGGTGAAATGCGCCAAGCCCTCGAAGCCGGCATCCTGTGCTTCAACGTCGAATCGGAAAGCGAGCTGCTGCGGCTCAACCAGGTCGCGGGCAGCCTGGGAAAAACCGCGCCGGTGAGCCTGCGCGTCAACCCCGATGTCGACCCCAAGACCCATCCCTATATTTCCACCGGCCTCAAGGGCAACAAATTTGGTGTCGCCTACCAGGATGCCCCGCGCCTTTACCGCCTGGCCAGCACCCTGCCGCACATTTCCATCCAGGGCATCGATTGCCATATCGGCTCGCAAATCACCGAAGTCTCGCCTTTCGCCGATGCGCTCGACAAGGTGCTGGACCTCGTTGACCGCCTCCAGCAGGACGGCATTGCCCTGCACCATCTGGACCTTGGCGGCGGGGTAGGCATTCGCTATCAGGACGAAACCCCGCCATCGCCGGAGGAATATGCAAAAACCCTGTTGGCGCGGCTTGGCAAGCACCGCCACAAAATCATCATCGAGCCGGGCCGCGCCCTGGTCGGCAACGCCGGCTTGCTGCTCACCCGGGTGGAGTACCTGAAGCATGGCGAAACCAGGAACTTTGCCATCGTCGATGCCGCCATGAATGACCTTGCCCGCCCCGCCCTGTATGACGCCTATCACGCCATCCTGCCGGTCGTTTCCGCCACTGGCGCTACACAAAACTACGAAATCGTCGGCCCGGTGTGCGAAAGCGGCGACTTCCTCGGTCACGACCGCAGCCTGACGCTGGCCGAGGGTGATCTGCTGGCGATCATGTCTGCCGGGGCCTACGGCATGAGCATGAGCTCCAATTACAACACTCGCCCGCGTGCCGCGGAAGTCATGGCGGATGGGTCCAGTATCCACCTGGTACGCGAACGCGAGCAGATCGCCCAGCTTTTCGCCAGCGAAAAACCGCTCCCGGAATAA
- the cyaY gene encoding iron donor protein CyaY, with protein MTSSEFNLLVETTLAQIEQSVETSGADIDFETTAGILELEFDNGSKIIINRQSATQELWVAAKSGGYHYLWKDNAWRNTRDGSELFASLSRYVSEQAGEALELKP; from the coding sequence ATGACCTCAAGCGAATTCAACCTGTTGGTGGAAACCACTCTGGCTCAAATCGAACAGTCCGTCGAAACGAGTGGCGCGGATATCGATTTTGAAACCACCGCCGGCATCCTCGAACTCGAATTTGATAACGGCAGCAAAATCATTATCAATCGCCAGTCCGCCACTCAGGAGCTATGGGTGGCGGCAAAATCCGGAGGTTACCACTATCTCTGGAAGGACAACGCCTGGCGCAACACGCGCGACGGCAGCGAACTGTTCGCTTCCCTGAGCCGCTATGTGAGCGAGCAGGCGGGAGAAGCGCTGGAACTGAAGCCCTAG
- a CDS encoding response regulator produces the protein MSAFPGPKNAPIDFQNKTFLVIDDIIGVRSSMRITITTFGGVKVDMAANAADAINKIEHRNYDIILCDYSLGEAKDGQQLLEELKRRRLIRNTTIFMMVTAERGYEKVVSAVELAPDDYLIKPFSGEVLRTRLERLAHKKAFLAPIYELMERQEIRKAVQVCDQRLQAAGPYLLDVLRLKGELLLLISEFASASQVYEHILAMREIPWARMGLSQARYFLENHAAAAEGFKQIIADHPNYLSAYDWLAKAYTALGDEASAQRVLMEGVARSPRTLQRQKDLGESAYQNEDLDTAQGAFEAVLEFGKFSSFTEPEDFANLSRTFLEKGEYDQALTVMGNARKVFEKSPQVMLHAAVMDSMIHGKAGNKEAAERAFDEARSLFGAAGEKPESLALDMVRACYQQGDQAAGEKITQDLVKNNHDNPAVLKRTEQMFQRMGMHDHGKELIHNSSREVIALNNRAVKLAQAGDLKGSVELLMQAADQLKANNVVVLNAAHAILTYLSQTGWDERLAATVQEYLDTVKQRDPQHKKYLTLAAIYKDLASKFGVTK, from the coding sequence ATGTCAGCTTTTCCCGGTCCGAAAAATGCGCCGATCGATTTCCAGAACAAGACCTTTCTGGTTATCGACGACATCATCGGCGTGCGTTCCTCGATGCGCATCACCATCACCACCTTTGGCGGCGTCAAGGTCGACATGGCGGCGAATGCGGCGGATGCGATCAACAAGATCGAGCATCGCAACTACGACATCATTCTCTGCGACTATTCACTGGGTGAAGCCAAGGATGGGCAGCAATTGCTGGAAGAGCTCAAGCGGCGGCGCCTGATCCGGAATACCACCATTTTCATGATGGTGACCGCCGAACGAGGCTACGAGAAAGTGGTCAGTGCAGTTGAACTGGCGCCGGACGACTATCTGATCAAGCCTTTCAGCGGCGAGGTGTTGCGCACCCGGCTCGAACGCCTGGCACACAAAAAAGCTTTCCTGGCGCCGATCTACGAGTTGATGGAACGTCAGGAAATACGCAAGGCGGTGCAGGTGTGCGATCAGCGTTTGCAGGCCGCTGGCCCCTATCTGCTCGATGTGTTGCGCCTCAAGGGCGAGTTGCTGCTGCTGATTTCGGAATTCGCGAGCGCGAGCCAGGTTTATGAACATATTCTGGCCATGCGCGAAATTCCCTGGGCCAGAATGGGCCTGTCCCAGGCACGGTATTTTCTGGAAAACCACGCAGCGGCAGCGGAAGGGTTCAAGCAGATTATTGCCGATCACCCCAATTATTTGTCCGCTTATGACTGGCTGGCCAAGGCTTACACCGCCCTGGGAGACGAGGCATCGGCACAGCGGGTGCTGATGGAAGGGGTGGCCAGGTCGCCCCGGACATTGCAGCGGCAGAAAGACCTGGGCGAAAGCGCCTACCAAAATGAGGATCTGGATACTGCGCAGGGCGCGTTTGAAGCCGTGCTGGAATTCGGCAAGTTTTCCTCTTTCACCGAGCCCGAGGATTTCGCCAACCTGAGCCGCACTTTTCTTGAAAAAGGTGAGTACGATCAGGCTTTGACAGTCATGGGCAATGCTCGCAAGGTATTTGAAAAATCTCCGCAGGTCATGCTGCATGCCGCCGTGATGGACAGCATGATTCACGGCAAGGCCGGCAACAAGGAAGCGGCTGAGCGCGCATTCGACGAAGCGCGTTCGCTGTTCGGCGCGGCGGGTGAAAAACCGGAGTCCCTGGCCCTGGATATGGTGCGTGCCTGTTATCAGCAAGGCGACCAGGCGGCGGGCGAAAAAATCACTCAGGATCTGGTCAAGAACAATCATGACAACCCGGCCGTGCTGAAGCGCACGGAGCAGATGTTCCAGCGCATGGGCATGCATGACCATGGCAAGGAGCTGATCCACAATTCCTCGCGCGAAGTGATTGCGCTCAATAACCGCGCCGTGAAGCTGGCCCAGGCGGGCGACCTGAAGGGCTCGGTCGAGTTGTTGATGCAGGCTGCCGATCAGCTCAAGGCCAATAACGTGGTGGTGCTCAATGCCGCCCACGCGATTTTGACTTATCTGAGCCAGACTGGCTGGGACGAGCGGCTGGCGGCCACCGTGCAGGAATATCTGGATACCGTGAAACAGCGCGACCCCCAGCACAAGAAATACCTTACGCTGGCAGCAATTTACAAGGATCTTGCGAGCAAGTTCGGAGTCACGAAGTGA
- a CDS encoding HAMP domain-containing sensor histidine kinase → MISPEGRPESLATLDFASLFASGIHEVKNQLFLLQSAVEEVSREDWVREHTSAQTALNRLDQGSARIGRQLARLLGLYRIAQGHYQLDIAYHEAAELLQDVVLELRPLLGEQRAAELVVAGGEALYGFFDREIVRGILLNAVHNALRFSTGKVRVSAAKEGDYLCFRVEDDGPGFPSGILSAEAARTKLDLRGGNSGLGLYFSVTAAALHHSQGKKGFVTLQNGGALKGAVFALHLP, encoded by the coding sequence GTGATCTCCCCGGAAGGCCGGCCCGAGTCACTGGCAACGCTTGATTTCGCTTCCCTGTTTGCCTCGGGCATCCATGAAGTCAAGAATCAGCTGTTCCTGTTGCAGAGCGCAGTCGAGGAAGTGAGCCGGGAAGACTGGGTCAGGGAGCACACTTCCGCCCAGACGGCATTAAACCGGCTTGATCAGGGTAGTGCACGGATCGGCCGGCAGCTGGCCCGCTTGCTTGGCCTCTACCGCATTGCCCAGGGGCATTATCAGCTCGATATCGCTTACCATGAGGCGGCTGAACTGCTGCAGGACGTTGTGCTCGAGCTCAGGCCTCTGCTGGGCGAACAACGTGCGGCAGAATTGGTTGTGGCGGGAGGGGAAGCACTGTACGGATTTTTCGACCGGGAAATCGTGCGTGGCATCTTGCTCAATGCCGTTCACAACGCCTTGCGCTTCAGCACAGGGAAGGTCCGCGTTAGCGCGGCTAAAGAGGGTGATTATCTGTGCTTCCGGGTCGAAGACGATGGCCCCGGTTTTCCGTCCGGAATATTGTCAGCGGAGGCTGCCCGGACAAAACTCGATCTGCGCGGAGGAAACTCGGGATTGGGTTTGTATTTTTCCGTCACTGCCGCTGCGCTGCATCATAGCCAGGGGAAAAAGGGTTTTGTGACGTTGCAGAACGGTGGCGCGCTGAAGGGTGCCGTGTTCGCGTTGCATCTTCCGTGA
- the argH gene encoding argininosuccinate lyase, with translation MQDKSPSAAQAWSGRFNEPVSELVKRYTASVDFDRRLAEFDIQGSLAHAGMLHAVGILNIDDLSSIRKGLQQILEEIRSGQFAWSLDAEDVHLNIEKRLTALVGDAGKRLHTARSRNDQVATDVRLWLRSEIDALSVLIRNLQAALLDLAEQHSDTVMPGFTHLQVAQPVSFGHHLMAYFEMLKRDGERLADCRKRANHLPLGAAALAGTSYPIDREMVARELGFDGVCENSLDAVSDRDFAIEFTACAALIMTHLSRLSEELILWMSPRFGFIDIADRFCTGSSIMPQKKNPDVPELVRGKTGRVTGHLVALLTLMKAQPLAYNKDNQEDKEPLFDTADTLNATLRIYADMITGITVNKDAMRQAAFQGYATATDLADYLVKKGLPFRDAHEAVARAVRYAESRKCDLSELTLAQLAEFSPLIGEDIFAVLTLEGSLNSRNHIGGTAPQQVRLAIQRARKTLGA, from the coding sequence ATGCAAGATAAAAGCCCGTCTGCCGCACAGGCCTGGTCCGGCCGCTTCAACGAACCTGTTTCGGAACTGGTCAAACGTTACACAGCGTCAGTGGACTTTGATCGCCGCCTGGCCGAATTCGACATCCAGGGCTCGCTCGCCCATGCCGGCATGCTTCATGCCGTCGGCATCCTGAACATAGACGACCTTTCATCCATTCGCAAGGGCTTGCAGCAAATTCTGGAAGAAATCCGCTCCGGCCAGTTTGCCTGGTCTCTCGACGCGGAGGATGTCCACCTCAACATTGAAAAGCGCCTCACCGCGCTGGTGGGCGATGCCGGCAAGCGCCTGCATACCGCCCGTTCGCGCAACGACCAGGTGGCCACCGATGTCCGCCTGTGGCTGCGCAGCGAGATCGACGCCCTGTCCGTGCTGATCCGCAATCTGCAGGCCGCCCTGCTGGATCTTGCCGAGCAGCACAGCGACACCGTGATGCCAGGCTTCACCCATCTGCAGGTCGCCCAGCCGGTTTCTTTCGGCCATCATCTCATGGCCTACTTCGAAATGCTCAAGCGCGACGGCGAACGCCTCGCCGACTGCCGCAAGCGCGCCAACCACCTGCCCCTGGGCGCCGCCGCGCTGGCCGGCACCAGCTACCCCATCGACCGCGAAATGGTAGCGCGCGAACTGGGCTTCGACGGGGTGTGCGAGAACTCGCTGGACGCAGTATCCGACCGCGATTTCGCCATCGAATTCACCGCCTGCGCCGCACTGATCATGACCCATCTTTCGCGCCTGTCGGAAGAACTGATCCTGTGGATGAGCCCGCGCTTCGGCTTCATCGACATCGCCGACCGCTTCTGCACCGGCTCCAGCATCATGCCGCAGAAAAAAAATCCCGACGTGCCGGAACTGGTGCGCGGCAAGACCGGGCGCGTCACCGGCCACCTGGTCGCGCTGCTGACCCTGATGAAAGCCCAGCCGCTGGCCTACAACAAGGACAACCAGGAGGACAAGGAACCGCTGTTCGACACCGCGGACACCCTCAACGCCACCCTGCGCATCTACGCCGACATGATCACCGGCATCACGGTCAACAAGGATGCCATGCGCCAGGCCGCTTTCCAGGGCTATGCCACGGCCACCGACCTGGCGGATTACCTGGTAAAAAAAGGGCTGCCATTCCGCGACGCGCATGAAGCCGTGGCCCGCGCGGTGCGTTATGCCGAAAGCCGGAAATGCGACCTGAGCGAACTCACCCTGGCACAGCTCGCGGAATTCTCGCCCCTGATCGGCGAGGATATCTTCGCCGTCCTGACGCTGGAAGGCTCGCTCAACAGCCGCAATCACATCGGCGGCACCGCTCCGCAGCAGGTCCGGCTCGCCATACAAAGAGCCAGAAAAACCCTGGGGGCATAG